Proteins from a single region of Sphingomonas sp. FARSPH:
- a CDS encoding MarR family winged helix-turn-helix transcriptional regulator: protein MIDRDELTDADYAALADFRYALRQFLAFSERGAASCGLTPQQHQALLAIRGAAHANVSVGYVAERLALKPHSATGLVDRLETLGLVTRRSSPDDGRQALLALTQKAQTLLRELSETHREEIVRLRPMLTELLARVD, encoded by the coding sequence ATGATCGATCGGGATGAGCTGACTGACGCCGACTATGCCGCGCTCGCGGATTTTCGGTATGCGCTTCGGCAGTTTCTGGCGTTCAGCGAACGCGGCGCGGCAAGCTGCGGTCTGACGCCTCAGCAACACCAGGCGCTGCTCGCCATCCGGGGGGCTGCGCACGCGAACGTCAGCGTCGGCTACGTCGCCGAGCGTCTGGCCTTGAAGCCGCATAGCGCGACCGGGCTGGTAGATCGTCTGGAGACGCTTGGCCTGGTCACACGTCGGTCATCCCCCGACGACGGCCGACAGGCCTTGCTCGCACTGACGCAGAAGGCTCAAACGCTCTTGCGGGAGCTATCGGAGACGCATCGCGAAGAGATCGTGCGACTTCGGCCCATGCTGACTGAACTGCTCGCACGCGTGGATTAA